From the Streptomonospora nanhaiensis genome, the window GCCAGTGCCGCCGCGCCGAGGTCGCCCGGCATGGTCCAGGCCAGGCCGAGCGACCGGCCGATGTCGTGGGTGTGCACGAGCAGTTCGACCACCCCCATGGCCGCGAACCCGGCCGCGTCGGCGTGGCCCCAGGGGTGCCACGCTCGGACCTCCTCGGGCGTGTCCCGCACCGTCGTGGTGAGCAGGGACGCGGCGATCCGCAGCCCTTCCACGCAGTCGGCGATCGGTGCCTGGGGGTCGAGCGAGCCGAAGAGGGTGATGTAGCGGTCGCGCGGCCGGGCGATGAGCAGCCCGGCGTAGCCCAGCAGCCCGAGCGCCAGGTGGTCGAGCGTCTGCCGGCAGGACCAGTCCAGGCCGTGGGCCGGGCGCGACCAGTCCCGGTCGGCGGCCGCCAGCAGGGCGTCCAGGCAGGTGTCGGCGGCGGTCGTGAGCAGGCGGGGCCACGTCCGGACCGCGTCCGCGGGCCGTCCCGGGGCCGCGGCCGGGGAACGGGCGGCGGTCGGGGAGAGGGGGCCGGATGCGGAGGTCACCGCGCCTCCACCGGCGCGCGCAGGACCTCGACCACTCCGGCGAAGCTGTCGGCGCCGTGCCCGGCCGCGGCGGCCCGCTCCATCAGGCCCTTGAGCAGTTCGGGCAGGCCGGTGTCGATCCCGCGCGTCCGGGCCGCGTGGACGAGGTGGTCCACGGCCGCGATCTGCACGTCCACCGTGGCGTCGTCACCGGGGTAGCGGCCGGCGTCCACCTGGGACGCGTTCGCGCCTGAGCGGTGGTTGCGGAGGACCACGTTCGCAGGGTGCCGCCCGCCGGAGCAGTGACAGCGGTGACGGTCTTCGCCAAATTCCTGCCACCCCCGCCCGGGGGCGGACCGGGGGAGCCGCGCGCCTCGCGCGCCGCGCCCCCGGCCGGGGCCGGTGTGCGGGGCCGTCAGGCCGGGTCCGCGGCGGGGGCCGCGGGGCGGATGGTGGCATAGCCCTGCCAGGGCGGGGCCTGGAGCACGGACTTTCCGGCGAAGACCAGTTCGGCCAGGGGCAGCCGCTGGTGGTAGAAGTTCAGCGACGAGGGCGCGCCGAACACGTCGGCGGACGCCAGGAAGAACGGCAGTTCGGCGATGAGGTAGCGCATGGCCCGTTCGACGCGGTCGGGGGTGAGCGGGCCGTCGTACCCCCGGCCGAGCAGGACGGCGCCGCTCATCTCCGCGCAGGTCTCCCACAGGAGGTCGTCCGCCTCCAGCGCCTGTTCGCACTCGGCGAGCCTTTCCTGGTAGACCGCGTTGTCCGCCAGGTCCGACATCCGGTGCAGGCCGTCGTCCTTCCGGGGCCCGCCGCTGCTTTCCCAGGCCCGCGCCACCCTGTTGCGCAGTACGTTGGTCTCGCCGCGCGCCTTCTTTTCCGCCCGGCGGTCGTCGTAGCCGAGCGCGCGGAAGGTGTGCGCCAGCGCCGAGTTGGGAACGACCACGTCCACGCGGGCGAATTCCGCGCACAGCCAGCGCAGCAGTTCCGCCATCAGTTCGGTGCGGAAATAGCTGTTTCCGGGACTCACCCCGAAAACGACGTGCTGCCGCTGC encodes:
- a CDS encoding maleylpyruvate isomerase N-terminal domain-containing protein, with the translated sequence MTSASGPLSPTAARSPAAAPGRPADAVRTWPRLLTTAADTCLDALLAAADRDWSRPAHGLDWSCRQTLDHLALGLLGYAGLLIARPRDRYITLFGSLDPQAPIADCVEGLRIAASLLTTTVRDTPEEVRAWHPWGHADAAGFAAMGVVELLVHTHDIGRSLGLAWTMPGDLGAAALARLFPDAPGGHAPAATLLWCTGRAALPGLARRTSWQWDGRVR
- a CDS encoding imine reductase family protein is translated as MVLRNHRSGANASQVDAGRYPGDDATVDVQIAAVDHLVHAARTRGIDTGLPELLKGLMERAAAAGHGADSFAGVVEVLRAPVEAR
- a CDS encoding tRNA-dependent cyclodipeptide synthase, with the protein product MDRNEKAGHRPAPFTVEPFTETCQTVWQQRQHVVFGVSPGNSYFRTELMAELLRWLCAEFARVDVVVPNSALAHTFRALGYDDRRAEKKARGETNVLRNRVARAWESSGGPRKDDGLHRMSDLADNAVYQERLAECEQALEADDLLWETCAEMSGAVLLGRGYDGPLTPDRVERAMRYLIAELPFFLASADVFGAPSSLNFYHQRLPLAELVFAGKSVLQAPPWQGYATIRPAAPAADPA